The following proteins are encoded in a genomic region of Ictalurus furcatus strain D&B chromosome 6, Billie_1.0, whole genome shotgun sequence:
- the asb11 gene encoding ankyrin repeat and SOCS box protein 11 isoform X2, with protein sequence MAAAHAEVCVWNELWQQDFQVYGGRVCNTLMEGSWADRTPLHDSALQGRLLPIKKFLSQGMNVGVVTLDGITPLHEACLGGHFACAKLLLEHGADANAVSVDGATPLFNACFSGNTALLRLLLKHSSVHHPAHLRNSPIHAAAKQGHTACVELLLSYGVDADMELDEVGTPLYCACETRSTECVQRLLILGANVQCGRGIDTPLHAAVRVGGAKEVALLLEHGADGKCRNSEGKTPLDLAIDNSIQHLLQTAGPWSLSQLSRLCIRRSLGQKRLNSARGLQLPDILHTYILYQ encoded by the exons ATGGCTGCAGCCCATGCtgaggtgtgtgtttggaaTGAACTGTGGCAACAAGATTTTCAGGTCTATGGAGGACGGGTATGTAACACACTTATGGAAG gctCTTGGGCAGACAGAACTCCTCTCCATGATTCAGCTTTGCAGGGCCGGCTACTCCCAATTAAGAAGTTCCTATCTCAG gggatgaatgttggtgtggtCACACTGGATGGCATCACTCCGTTACATGAGGCCTGTCTAGGGGGCCATTTTGCCTGTGCTAAACTGCTGCTGGAACATGGGGCTGAT GCTAACGCTGTGTCTGTCGATGGAGCCACGCCTCTCTTCAATGCATGCTTCAGCGGTAACACCGCCCTCCTCCGACTCCTTCTAAAGCATAGCTCTGTCCATCACCCAGCTCACTTGCGTAATTCACCTATACATGCTGCCGCAAAGCAAG GTCACACAGCTTGTGTGGAGTTGCTGCTGTCTTATGGGGTTGATGCTGATATGGAGTTGGATGAAGTAGGCACACCACTTTACTGTGCATGTGAAACCAGGAGCACAGAGTGTGTTCAGAGACTTCTGATCTTag GTGCTAATGTGCAGTGTGGGCGTGGCATTGATACACCTCTGCATGCGGCAGTTCGAGTGGGTGGAGCCAAGGAGGTGGCTCTGTTGCTCGAGCAtggggctgatgggaaatgtaggAATTCAGAAGGCAAGACACCTCTTGACCTGGCTATAGATAACAGCATCCAGCATCTCCTGCAGACAGCAG GTCCATGGTCTCTGTCACAGTTGAGCCGGTTATGCATTCGTCGTTCCTTGGGCCAAAAAAGACTGAACAGCGCCAGAGGTCTCCAATTACCAGACATTCTACACACTTATATTCTGTATCaataa
- the asb11 gene encoding ankyrin repeat and SOCS box protein 11 isoform X1 produces MAAAHAEVCVWNELWQQDFQVYGGRVCNTLMEGSWADRTPLHDSALQGRLLPIKKFLSQGMNVGVVTLDGITPLHEACLGGHFACAKLLLEHGADVCPELPEYLLVINTSVCNVNKLLSLCMFHQANAVSVDGATPLFNACFSGNTALLRLLLKHSSVHHPAHLRNSPIHAAAKQGHTACVELLLSYGVDADMELDEVGTPLYCACETRSTECVQRLLILGANVQCGRGIDTPLHAAVRVGGAKEVALLLEHGADGKCRNSEGKTPLDLAIDNSIQHLLQTAGPWSLSQLSRLCIRRSLGQKRLNSARGLQLPDILHTYILYQ; encoded by the exons ATGGCTGCAGCCCATGCtgaggtgtgtgtttggaaTGAACTGTGGCAACAAGATTTTCAGGTCTATGGAGGACGGGTATGTAACACACTTATGGAAG gctCTTGGGCAGACAGAACTCCTCTCCATGATTCAGCTTTGCAGGGCCGGCTACTCCCAATTAAGAAGTTCCTATCTCAG gggatgaatgttggtgtggtCACACTGGATGGCATCACTCCGTTACATGAGGCCTGTCTAGGGGGCCATTTTGCCTGTGCTAAACTGCTGCTGGAACATGGGGCTGATGTATGTCCTGAACTACCTGAATATTTACTAGTCATAAATACAAGTGTATGCAACGTGAATAAGTTATTATCTCTGTGTATGTTCCATCAGGCTAACGCTGTGTCTGTCGATGGAGCCACGCCTCTCTTCAATGCATGCTTCAGCGGTAACACCGCCCTCCTCCGACTCCTTCTAAAGCATAGCTCTGTCCATCACCCAGCTCACTTGCGTAATTCACCTATACATGCTGCCGCAAAGCAAG GTCACACAGCTTGTGTGGAGTTGCTGCTGTCTTATGGGGTTGATGCTGATATGGAGTTGGATGAAGTAGGCACACCACTTTACTGTGCATGTGAAACCAGGAGCACAGAGTGTGTTCAGAGACTTCTGATCTTag GTGCTAATGTGCAGTGTGGGCGTGGCATTGATACACCTCTGCATGCGGCAGTTCGAGTGGGTGGAGCCAAGGAGGTGGCTCTGTTGCTCGAGCAtggggctgatgggaaatgtaggAATTCAGAAGGCAAGACACCTCTTGACCTGGCTATAGATAACAGCATCCAGCATCTCCTGCAGACAGCAG GTCCATGGTCTCTGTCACAGTTGAGCCGGTTATGCATTCGTCGTTCCTTGGGCCAAAAAAGACTGAACAGCGCCAGAGGTCTCCAATTACCAGACATTCTACACACTTATATTCTGTATCaataa
- the sytl5 gene encoding synaptotagmin-like protein 5, producing the protein MAKTTEILNLSFLQEHEREMILSVLQKDEKLRKREEKRIRKLKNELLELKRRGRRGNPEQRECGVCLRALGLILQRGSVCFECHRRVCSYCTAVPSNSGNTKCTVCAKSAELKVVTGEWFFEERAKRFERMTVPSSDVVKQSILSSVPDGRSGQKKLSPSGLDRPATPQSERSASPQSEKSVGRYIFKKKGTRPVAVESSGLPTTPNNMRAHPGRSPSQAEGRKRPDGAESVCSVHSSDSIPEKISNGGKRKESGTPSIAVSRASISSDRSRSEVDLSHLGDGFSNDPLPGRSRSVPGLNDAESDEDIDALMSAHYKTSRSVSSAQSVSSLNSIMSVYSEMGDYGNARVSGEILLNISYSYKTGALNVLVRECRCLATGDDRRQRTDPYVKTYLLPDKSRQSKRKTSIKSNTTDPVFNENLRYVVSHSQLETRTLQVSVWHHDRFGHNTFLGETELTFDSWEFDKQIEDWFPLQPRAECSTDSLMQYKGELTVVLKYIPAERNLSLPLDQIQVKRGFLKGKKSITLPKGGMVELLVKEAKNLTAVKSGSSDPFVKGYLLPDDKKSTKHKTAVVKRSVNPRWNHTFTYCGLQHSDLDSVCLELTVWDKEPLASNVFLGGVRLGAGTGLSYGKLVDWNDSYGEEQRLWQRMIDNPEVPQECTLMLRSSMAKRKT; encoded by the exons ATGGCGAAGACAACAGAAATCCTGAACCTGTCCTTCCTCCAGGAGCACGAGCGAGAGATGATCCTCAGCGTCCTGCAAAAAGATGAAAAACTCCGCAAACGAGAGGAAAAGCGCATCAG AAAGCTGAAGAATGAGCTTTTGGAGCTGAAGCGTCGTGGTCGGCGCGGTAATCCCGAGCAGCGGGAGTGTGGCGTGTGCCTACGTGCTCTAGGTCTAATCCTCcagaggggaagtgtgtgttttgagtGTCACCGTCGTGTCTGCAGCTACTGCACAGCCGTGCCCTCGAACAGCGGCAACACTAAGTGCACTGTCTGTGCCAAATCTGC GGAGCTGAAGGTGGTCACAGGTGAGTGGTTTTTTGAAGAACGGGCCAAGCGCTTTGAACGCATGACAGTCCCTAGCAGTGATGTTGTCAAACAGTCCATCCTCAGCAGTGTTCCAG ATGGACGCTCTGGCCAGAAGAAACTTTCCCCATCAGGACTGGACCGGCCAGCCACGCCTCAGTCTGAGCGGTCAGCCTCGCCCCAATCGGAGAAGAGTGTTGGCCGGTACATATTCAAGAAGAAAGG GACCAGACCGGTGGCTGTAGAGTCATCAGGGTTACCGACGACACCGAATAACATGCGCGCACACCCAGGCCGATCTCCGTCACAGGCTGAAGGAAGGAAAAGG CCCGATGGGGCTGAGAGTGTGTGCAGTGTACACAGCAGTGACAGTATTCCTGAGAAGATCAGCAATGGAGGGAAGCGAAAAGAGTCAGGCACACCCTCTATCGCTGTGTCCAGAGCCTCCATTTCATCAG ACCGCAGTCGCTCCGAGGTCGATCTTAGTCATCTTGGTGATGGGTTTAGTAATGACCCCCTGCCTGGCCGCAGCCGCTCAGTTCCTGGGCTCAATGATGCC GAGTCGGATGAAGACATTGATGCCCTGATGTCTGCACACTACAAAACCAGCCGCAGTGTCAGCAGTGCTCAATCTGTG AGCAGTCTGAACAGTATTATGAGCGTGTACAGTGAGATGGGAGACTACGGCAACGCGCGTGTTTCCGGAGAGATCCTGCTGAACATCTCCTACAGCTATAAAACCGGAGCACTCAACGTTCTAGTGCGAGAGTGCCGCTGCCTAGCAACCGGAGACGACCGGAGACAGCGGACTGACCC ttATGTCAAAACCTACCTCTTACCAGACAAGTCACGCCAGAGCAAACGAAAAACCAGCATCAAAAGCAACACCACCGACCCTGTATTCAACGAGAACCTGAGG tATGTGGTGAGTCATTCCCAGCTGGAGACGCGTACTCTACAGGTTTCTGTGTGGCATCATGACCGCTTTGGACACAACACCTTCTTAGGAGAGACTGAGCTGACCTTTGACTCCTGGGAATTTGACAAACAGATAGAGGATTGGTTCCCTTTGCAACccaga GCTGAGTGCTCTACAGACTCTCTGATGCAGTATAAGGGAGAGTTGACTGTGGTGCTTAAGTACATTCCTGCAGAGAGGAACCTTTCACTGCCACTGGACCAAATACAAG TTAAAAGGGGTTTTCTGAAAGGGAAGAAGAGTATCACTCTGCCAAAAGGGGGCATGGTGGAGCTGCTGGTTAAAGAAGCCAAAAACCTGACAGCTGTTAAATCAGGCTCTTCTGATCCATTTGTCAAAGG GTACCTGCTGCCTGATGACAAGAAGAGCACAAAACACAAGACTGCAGTGGTGAAGCGTTCGGTGAACCCACGCTGGAATCACACCTTTACCTACTGCGGCCTGCAGCACAGTGACCTGGATAGTGTGTGTCTGGAGCTCACTGTCTGGGACAAAGAGCCACTCGCCAGTAATGTCTTCCTTGGGGGAGTGCGACTAGGAGCTGGGACCg GTCTGAGCTATGGGAAGTTGGTGGACTGGAATGATTCCTACGGCGAGGAGCAGCGACTATGGCAACGCATGATTGACAACCCAGAGGTTCCACAGGAGTGCACGCTGATGCTGAGGTCCAGCATGGCTAAGAGAAAGACGTAG
- the LOC128608703 gene encoding uncharacterized protein LOC128608703 — MQPSSKMNVELLVSLVSECRELYDQRHSDYKNVDKKLLWQEIADQIGFDVEEVKLKWKSLCDTYMRKKREEDCRSGQAAKNKKQWKYMKLMEFLVTSTEFQSVHSNISENTDADEVDDQNDASENVRASMEISISSPAVMRSRAEKRKQSDMPDFLENYLLSKDVRDREKEERREQKREIKKDDIYFFVHGLVPALKRLSPPQLSSVKLQIQQLLHNAEFGQSSFSDSSPSGHPADPYEL, encoded by the exons ATGCAACCAAGTAGTAAGATGAATGTCGAGCTGCTGGTGTCTTTGGTGTCTGAATGCCGAGAGCTTTATGATCAACGCCACAGCGACTACAAGAATGTTGATAAGAAGTTGTTATGGCAAGAAATTGCAGATCAAATAGGATTCGATG TGGAGGAGGTTAAACTGAAGTGGAAGAGTTTATGCGATACATACATGAGGAAAAAGCGTGAGGAGGATTGCAGGAGTGGACAGGCTGCTAAAAACAAGAAACAGTGGAAGTATATGAAGTTGATGGAGTTCCTTGTAACATCAACTGAATTTCAAAG TGTTCACAGCAATATTTCTGAAAACACTGATGCTGATGAAGTGGATGACCAAAATGATGCAAGTGAAAACGTACGGGCAAGCATGGAAATATCCATCTCCAGCCCAGCAGTGATGAGGTCCAGAGCGGAGAAAAGAAAGCAATCAGACATGCCAGACTTCTTGGAGAATTACCTGTTGTCCAAAGATGTcagggatagagagaaagaggagcgcagagagcaaaagagagagataaagaaagacgacatttacttttttgttcatgGCTTGGTACCTGCACTAAAGAGATTGTCCCCACCCCAGTTGTCTTCGGTCAAACTCCAAatacaacaattattgcacaATGCTGAGTTTGGTCAGTCCTCTTTCTCAGATTCCTCGCCATCAGGTCACCCTGCAGACCCCTATGAACTATGA